A stretch of DNA from Oscillatoria salina IIICB1:
CGAAATTGCAGCCACCACCAAAGCCTAAATTTGTTGACGGTGTTAAAATTTTAACTCGATCTGTCTCTAACTGATAAATACTCTTATCATCGGGAGAATTATTGACGATCGCAACTCGATACTCAAAATCCTCTTCAGGAGGAATAGATTCGAGCAATTTAGCAATCAAAGATGTAGAGTAATAGTTAACAATGAGAAAATCGATCGCCACAAAAATTAGTGCCTAAATAATTAGTGTTTATCAGTGGTTAAATTTTCCTTAAAAACTTTTATTCACCACAACTTTACCATTGTTTTTACTATTATCTTGAGGTTCTTCTTTCGCGTCAGCGTAAGTTAAATAAAGTTCGATTGCTTCTGCGGGATCTCCCGAAAATTTAAGCTGTCCCTTTTCCAGCCAAATCACTCTTTCACAAGCAGTTTTTATATGATTCAAATCGTGAGATACCATTAAAATAGTTCCCGTTTTATCCCATAACTTTTCCATTCTATGGCTACATTTTTTCTTAAAACTAGCATCTCCAACAGCGAAAACTTCATCAAGAATGAGAATATCCGGTTGTACGTCAGTAGCAATCGCAAAACCCAAACGAGATTTCATTCCCGAAGAAAGCGCTTTTACCGGGACATAAGCATATTCTTCTAGTTCAGCAAATTCTAAAATAGAACTTACTCTATTTTTCATTTCTTGGCGTGAAAATCCCAGTAAGATCCCATAAAAAATGATATTATCTATAACTGAAATCTCAGAAACAAAACCTGCACCTAATTCGAGTAGAGGTGCAATTTGTCCTCTGACTCTGACTTTTCCCGTTGTCGGTTTTAAAATCTGACAAATGATTTTCATCAAAGTAGATTTTCCGGAACCATTAGCACCAATTACACCTACTTTTTCGCCTGCTTCGATAAGCAAATTGATATTATCTAAGGTTTTTTTCTTAGCTGGTTGGCGATGTTTGCCTTCTAACAAAGACAAAATTGTCGTTTTGATATCATAAGAAAATTCTTCTTGGGTTCGTCGCCAAAGGGAAACATTATCGAGAGAAATTACTTCCATCTATCTATAGTAAATCCATAAATCGATCTCGCTGCAATTGAAAACAGATCCATCCGAGGACAGCAACAAGCATACTGCTTAAAAGTGCGCCCCAAATTAATTTTAAATCGGGTAAATCGCCAGATAAGGTAATTTGACGGACGCTTTCAATAATCGCAGCTAGTGGGTTTAATTCTATAACATTCCTCACTTTTTCCGGTACGATTTCAGACGGATAAAAAACTGGCGTACCAATGCGAAGAGCATATACTACTAATTGGTAAAAGTAGGGTAAGTCGCGGAAAAATACATACATTCCAGCGAGGATAAATCCTACTCCCGTACAGAGAAAAGCTAAGGCAGCAACGGGTAAAATTAAGGCGATAGAGTTGAGTATATTCCCAGAAATAAACAACGCCATAATTGCGAGGAGAGGAAAAGTGCCAACGGAAAATTGAAAGAGATTCGCGGCGATCGTCGAAGCAGGTAAAATACTGACAGGGAGAGAGATTTTATTGAGGATAGTACCGTTAGTAACAACGCTACGCAAGGCTTGGGAAGTGGAACCAGAAAAGAAATGAATTACTGACAAGCCAGTAAAAGCTGCCAAAATATAGTTGATAATCGAGTTATCGTAATATTCGGCAAAAACTGCACCAAAAATTGCCGTGTAGATACCTGTCATCAACAAGGGGTTTAAAAGCGACCAATAAACACCTAAATAAGAACCTCGATAGCGCGTTTTCAGGTTACGCTGGACAAAAACTTGAAGTATTTCTAAATTACGGCGCGATCGCGAGAGAGTTGGTCTAGTTTTGGGAACATTAGCCATAGGCGGCAAAAAACACCAAATAACTTTGTTGCTCTTGAGCAATTTATCCTTATACTGGAGTTTTCGTCAACTCCTGTGGTTGTAACACCGGGCTATTTTTCAGGAGTAGCCACGCTTGAATTTTCCTGAGATAAATTGTACAGCCCTTGTTCTCCAAATGTTACGAGCGAGGATATATAGCTGACGAGCGAGATGTTTAATTAAGGATGGAGTTTGGCTGTCATGAGTTATTTTTTGCAGTTGTTTTTTGACTGCGTAAGGTGGAATAAATTCTTTTTTGTCTTTGGCAATTACTTTTGGCGGTAACTGAAGTGGGTCAATAATGTTATGCTTCAATTGATACAATAGCGAAGGTCTCACCCAACCTTTTTTGACTTGTTCGGAGATGAATTCCTGAGTAATAAAGCCATCTTTAACGGCGTTAAATAAATCTTGACACCATAACCAACCGAGAGGATTTTGATAATTTAGCCAAGGTTGCTTTGGCATATCGGTATAGTGAGTTAAAGCGGTTTTCTCTGAATTGTAACGCTCTAAGTCATTCCAACCTAAAGGTAGAGTAGCAGAAATTTTTTCGGCGGGAGCCATTTCGAGGACGAATTGTTGATAAGTCCATTTTCCTGCTTCTAACTGTTTGACTAACTCAGACACATCCCATTTCAATTGTGCGCAGTTGAGGAGCATTACGCTAAACTGGGGAGGTCTGCCTGAGTTTGCTGGTTCGGCAACGGAAAGTAAGTCTGCACCTTGAAAAGGCATTGACCAAATTTCTTGAATGTCTCGGAAAACCTGCATATCCGAGTCGAGATAAATTGCTTTTCCTTGATATTCCGTGAGTGCGGGAATAGCGAAGCGTTGAAAACTAAAAGGTGTTCTCGGACGTATTTGCGGATCTTTGGGAGTCGGAATTTGAATTCCTGCTTCTCGCAAAGCAACAAATAAAGGTTTAATTTCTATTGGTTGTGTCGCGTGCTTGCGGATAGAATATTCCAGCACTTTGACTGCCAAAATTTGTTCTTCCTCGGTACCGACGAAGATTTTAATGGTATTTTCTGTTGTCATGTTCACTCCTCACCACGATGGGTTGCTAGCAGGATCTCACAAATTTCTCTGACCGCTCCTTGCCCTCCTCCTAATTTGGTAATATAGATCGCTGCTGCTTGATTTTCAGGCATGGCGTCGGCGACTGTCAGGGGACAACCGATTATGCTCATGATGGGCAAATCATTGAGATCGTCGCCAATGTATGCGACTTGTTCGAGGGACAATTGCAGTTTATGACATAACTGCTTGAGGGTAGAGAGTTTATCTTCCACACCAATAAAAGTATGACGTATACCGAGGTTTTTGGCTCGATGGAGGGTGGCTTTGGAGTTGTGGGCGGAAATAATTGCGACTTCAATGCCTGCTTGGGTGAGTCGTTTCAAGCCTTGTCCGTCTTTGACGTTAAATTTTTTGAACACTTCGCCGTTTTCGTTGTAGTAGAGTCCGCCGTCGGTGAGGACTCCATCGACGTCCATTGCGAGTAGTTTGATTTGGTTGAGGTGGTTTTTGAGGTTGGTCATGTTTTGTTCGTGCATTCGGCGTAGCCGTTCTCGTTTCGAGTAGGCGCAAAGACGCTAAGGGGGAGTTATCGCAGTGAACAGTAAACAGTGATGAGAGCATAAGCTAGCAAGGTTTTCCGAAAATGAGGATGTCCTAACTAATTCGTTCTCTGCTATTTGAGGGTGATTTGGGGATGGTTAGAGTTGGATGGGGGGGGCGACTTCGAGTCCGTTGCGGATGCTGAGTATTTGTTTGAGTAGGGTTTCTAGTTGGGCGAGGGGAATCATGTTGGGTCCGTCGCTGAGGGCGATGTCGGGGTTTTCGTGGACTTCGAGGAAGAGTGCGTCAATTCCGATCGCTGTGGCTGCGCGGGCGAGGTGGGGAACGAATTGTCTTTGTCCGCCGGATTTTCCGCCTTGTCCTCCGGGC
This window harbors:
- a CDS encoding KdsC family phosphatase, whose translation is MHEQNMTNLKNHLNQIKLLAMDVDGVLTDGGLYYNENGEVFKKFNVKDGQGLKRLTQAGIEVAIISAHNSKATLHRAKNLGIRHTFIGVEDKLSTLKQLCHKLQLSLEQVAYIGDDLNDLPIMSIIGCPLTVADAMPENQAAAIYITKLGGGQGAVREICEILLATHRGEE
- a CDS encoding ABC transporter permease, translating into MANVPKTRPTLSRSRRNLEILQVFVQRNLKTRYRGSYLGVYWSLLNPLLMTGIYTAIFGAVFAEYYDNSIINYILAAFTGLSVIHFFSGSTSQALRSVVTNGTILNKISLPVSILPASTIAANLFQFSVGTFPLLAIMALFISGNILNSIALILPVAALAFLCTGVGFILAGMYVFFRDLPYFYQLVVYALRIGTPVFYPSEIVPEKVRNVIELNPLAAIIESVRQITLSGDLPDLKLIWGALLSSMLVAVLGWICFQLQRDRFMDLL
- a CDS encoding glycosyltransferase; amino-acid sequence: MTTENTIKIFVGTEEEQILAVKVLEYSIRKHATQPIEIKPLFVALREAGIQIPTPKDPQIRPRTPFSFQRFAIPALTEYQGKAIYLDSDMQVFRDIQEIWSMPFQGADLLSVAEPANSGRPPQFSVMLLNCAQLKWDVSELVKQLEAGKWTYQQFVLEMAPAEKISATLPLGWNDLERYNSEKTALTHYTDMPKQPWLNYQNPLGWLWCQDLFNAVKDGFITQEFISEQVKKGWVRPSLLYQLKHNIIDPLQLPPKVIAKDKKEFIPPYAVKKQLQKITHDSQTPSLIKHLARQLYILARNIWRTRAVQFISGKFKRGYS
- a CDS encoding ABC transporter ATP-binding protein, whose amino-acid sequence is MEVISLDNVSLWRRTQEEFSYDIKTTILSLLEGKHRQPAKKKTLDNINLLIEAGEKVGVIGANGSGKSTLMKIICQILKPTTGKVRVRGQIAPLLELGAGFVSEISVIDNIIFYGILLGFSRQEMKNRVSSILEFAELEEYAYVPVKALSSGMKSRLGFAIATDVQPDILILDEVFAVGDASFKKKCSHRMEKLWDKTGTILMVSHDLNHIKTACERVIWLEKGQLKFSGDPAEAIELYLTYADAKEEPQDNSKNNGKVVVNKSF